Genomic segment of Vicia villosa cultivar HV-30 ecotype Madison, WI unplaced genomic scaffold, Vvil1.0 ctg.002522F_1_1, whole genome shotgun sequence:
tgaatacctataaaaacaaaagaaaaactatcaaatggtataaaagtatatgaaaatacaactattcacaaagtatacgtatttatacataaaacggggaattattcaagcggtattaacaaaagtatcgataagtgccactatttacatacacaaaataagtacattttggcacttatcatcaacatgcatctgactctctccaaaatagttcgattaaacctttcagccaaaccattttgctatggagtacctgtagtagttctatgccttgcaataccagaggcacaCAAAAattgtcgaacgcctcattgcaaaattcaaggccattatcagttctcaacctcttgaccttcttgccagtctgattttcaaccagagtcttccaacttttgaaattctcaaaattttcatccttagtcttctggatgaatacccataacttcttgaataatcatcaactatggatagaaaatatcttGCTCTTGAATGTGATAGACACCTtgtaggcccccaaagatcagcatggatgtaatcaagggatccatgtgttctttgtttgcctttgttgaacttcactctgcaagattttccaagtacacagggttcacaaaacttcagcttttcgactttgtctccaccaagcatatTTTgcttccctaattcgaccagacccctttcactgacatggcccaatctcatgtgccaaatttatgtcttcgacaaaggtttcgtggatgcaacatttgtcgaaccacttacaacttcagcctcaagggtatacaagccttgtttcttcacgcctctcaagacttccttcgaccctttcatgactcttaggatacttttatttccttggaaaacatatcctttcttgtcgaattcaccaagagaaagcagatttctcttcaaatctttgtttggagtcatgtgccaagtgcaacctgaatccataatccactccttcctagagtcactgctcgaaaccacaaggacatctgatgattcaaaatcatcttgaataatggttgcattgccattatccctacctccatgatctttcaggcgttcggggcacacctttcttgtgtgaccctccttcttacaatgatagcatcgaatgccagatgcttcgccattgTAAGActtcgaacttaccatccttttgcaagaattttcctttaacggccaagcCTTCACCAATAGTCGAAGATTTATGCTCCTtttgttcgttcaagtccttagaatacagggttgattgaacttcttcaaaggttagggactcccttccatacaggagagtttatTTGAAGtcagcatgtgatcgaggcaaatcgcacaatagtaacagcgtttGATCTTCATCAtagatcttcacatcaatattttctagatcaagaatcagcttgttgaacatatccaactgctcagccaacactttgtcttcaatcatcttgaatgaatacaaagcttgcttcaagtagagtcgatttaccagcgatttggtcatgtataaactttcaagtttcacccataaccctgatgtcgttgtCTCCTTTAATACCTGTCGGAGAAatttatcaccaaggctcaacaaaattgcgctgtgtgctttctcgatcatagtcgtcttctccgctgccgttaattcaGCATTCacggctgcctctcccttcaatacttccaagcaaccctgctgaaccagtagggctttcatcttcaagcgccacagaccgaaatcattcactctggtgaaattttcaatctcatactttgttgaaagCATCttatccacgctcaccgcaccaatttgttgtgaattcaatgccaagaacaaaatataaaacaagggatgaataaagaacaaggaagaagaagaacacaagaattggttataactgctattcttttactttctcttagaaaacaagattacaagtttacaagaataacaaataacctctctcaccctaaattaggatttgatgTGTACAATGATAAGAGACTAGTacgctatttataataaaacctaacatactagctaatgggcttttttccacaaggcccactACACAAGTCaatttaataaacaagctaacttaacaaattagggtttaaacactaaacctaatttaacatgctaacaaccctagcatcttcgacacaagcatgtgaacaaccttcgacttcatgcttaattttgtcgaaccaagaagctacccttcgatcatactagagttcgatccaatatctcacagatatatttgataacaatctttttatcagaagtttataacttattttgctaatttataatttatttttcagacgttatttcaaatagcattttagcttatattttataacttatcattttgttttcttttttatctttgttattttaacaaaaattcactttatccttataatttattttaatttaaagtgaaataattatgtattaattacttttatgtcattttattagTTGAACCTTTAATTTTAACAAACACTTATttaacttatcagctatcagtctcaaccatcaacTATAAGTTATCAGTTATCAGCCATGAACCATCAACTATGAACTATTAGCTAACTTATTAACCAACCACTATTTTTTACCATATAAACCCTTAAACAAGTTAATCCTGATATTGTAATCACaactttaaattatattaaaatactttttatatGCTATAAAAATTCTCAATTTTAAGAGTTTTGCTTTAGCATATATATctgaaaatcttaatttttagtgGAGAATGAAGTAAAGTGTAGTTGTTCGATCATACACTAAAGTAGAATTTAGTGTCATGACACTAggatttttaatttgtaaatggTTGATGAATTAATGTTAGAAAATTTATACCGTGTAAAGTCTATATGTAGATTTTTTTATGACAATAAATTAATCATCAATATTGTACATAATCTTGTACAACATGACAAGTAAAAAATACATTGAAATTATCTGGCAATATTTCAAAGAAACGTTAGATAATATTGATGATTAATTACTGGTCTCCATGAACCATCATCAATATTGCCGTTATGGTCTCCATGAACCATCATCAATATTGCCATTATGATGTGAAAGAGAAAACAACCATGCGATTGCTGACGGGAATAGGGGTTTTGCTCTAAGGGTTCGCCCATCGCTTTTTCTCTATCTTTGGTTTAAATTCCTGGTTTTAGGACCAGGGACCTTGGTGGAGAAGGGGTTTTGGGGCCTTTAGATCTTACGAAATTCGTTCTTTGTGGTGAGGTCTTCTGGTTTTCTTCTTGTAGCCGTTTTGCTTGTGTTTAGTGCCGTTATTGTGCAGCTAGAGTTTCTGTTTTGGCGTGGTGGTTCCCTGGGTATTATCTTTTCCTTTTAGGTTTCTGTATGAGGGGCGCGAATGGTGGTAGGGGGAGGCTTGGACAGAGGTTAAGAGAAGGGTTTTTAGGAACCGGGTGCCTATGTGGGATTCATGCCCTTTTAGAAGGACTCAATCCGGACCTCTCTCTGAGGGGATATCCTCTTTCTACATTTCTGAATTTCCTGATTCGACCAAGGCCAAGGATCTTTTCGATTTGTTTGGCTGTATAGGTAAGGTGGTGGAAATTGCGATTGCTCCTAGGAGAAACAAGGTGGGCAAGAGGTTTGGATTCGCGAGGTTCTTGGAGGTAGAAGATGCGAGGATTTTGGCAGTTCTGCTTGATAATGTTATCATCGGGGGAAAGAAAATCCATGCCAACGAACCTAGATTCTTTCGTCAGGTTCCGGTTGGCTGCAAGGTGGAGGGAGGAAGGAGGGATCTGGGGCCGAGAGCAAGGGTTGGTTTGGAGTCGAACAGAGATGTTTCTTTCAGGTCTAACAGAAACGAAGCGGGTCAATGGAATAGGTCGTTTGTGGAGGTGGTTAACAACAAGGTTAAGGGGATTTCGTCGGAAGAGAGGTGCATGGTGGTTTATTCTTCATCTGTCGATGTTAATGATAGGTTGAGTAAAGCTTATGTGGGTAAGGTGTTTCTAGAAGGTTCAACGCATGGTTTGCAAACCAAGTTTGAGATGGAAGGATACTATAATGTTAAGGTAACTCCATTAGGTGATTTGCTATGCTTATTGGAAGAATCTGAGAGTGGTATTATTGATAACTTTGTCTGTGAGGGCGAATCTTGGTGGAAGAATTGCTCTGAGAAAGTATCTAAATGGGAGGCAGGTGATGTGGAGGCAGAAAGAGTTGTGTGGATTCGTATTTTTGGGGTGCCGGCTCACGCTTGGAAGGCTGATTTTTTTGTGCAGTTAGCTAATTCTTTTGGGAAATTCCTGTGTTTGGACGAGTCTACGGCTGCAGGATCCTGTTTTGCGGTAGCTAGAATGAGGATATCGGTGCCTATTGATTTCTCGTTGAAAGAGGCCCTGAAGGTGCAGATCGACAATAAGGAATTTGTTTTGGCGCTTAGAGAGGAGAATGTCTTCCAACCCGTGAACTGTAACAATTGCTGTAACTCTGTTTCTTCTTCTGCTGTTTCGGCTTCGTCAGCCTCGGGTGTAGGTTCGGCTGATTATTTAGCTGAGACGGATGACGACATTGAAGACTTTCCTAGTCTTAGGGAGGTTGTTGTTTCGAAAGGTGGAGATAATGGTCCTGTTTTGGGCATTCCTGTTTCGGGGAAGGGTGCGATCTTGGAGCCTAGGGTCATTTCCGTAACGAAGAATCTCGAGGTGGGGAGGTCTTTTGGTTCCCAGAATTTTTCTGGTGGTTCGGGTTCGATGGTTAATCAAGCTGATGTCTTGCCTAAGACTTTTGACCAAGATTTGGGGGATTCTCTCTTGGTGTCTAAGTCTGTCCCGGGTGTTGGGCTTATTGCAGCCTCTGGATCTGTTGTTCAGGATTCTATAGCTTCCCCTTCTGTTAACAAGGGTGATTCTGCCATGATAGAGGTTGACACAGTGAGTAATTTGGAGATTCAGGAGGGTGTCGTTTTTTCTGATAGCAGGTTACTTCCTCGGAAGGCAGGATTGTTAGGTACTTTCGATAAGGCCGTGTCGGTGGTTAAGGAGCGTAAGAGACGTCATTACAAGAATTTAAACCTTAAGAATCTTCTGGTTCTCGGAGGTTCTCTTCATTATAGGCACATCCGGAAAGCGAAATTTTCCAAAGGGAGGAAATCGGTGTTTGACGGGCAGCGGGGTGGCAAACAGGGCTGCGCCTTTTCTGCGGCAGCAGCAGGGTTCTTCTTCCAGGAGTGGTGTTGATAGGCCTTCTTCTTTAAGGTCTGTCCGGGAGCTGGATTTTGTTAACAAGGGTGCTTTTTTCCTCGAAGCCATTAGTGAGAGCAGCGATATCAATAGGAACAATTTGAGGCAATGGAGTCACTTAGACATGGAAGTTGGTTCAAAGATGTGGAAAGACATGGGTGTTTTAGGGGTGGTGCACAAGGGGAAAGAGGAGGAGGTGATAGAGAGGATAGAAGTTTTGGAAGATGTTGCTCTGTTGAGAAAGTGTGGAGGGAAGGAGTCAAAAAAATGTTCTCCATGATTATTGGTACCTTGAATGTTAGAGGGGGTGGCAATGCTTTGAAGAGGAAAAGAATTAGCTCTTTGATTCTTAAAAGCAAAGCGGACATTTTTTTGATACAAGAgactaaaatttcaaatttacaaGATTTTGTGGCGAAGGGATTTTGGAGTAACAAAGACATCGGTTATTCTTTCTCTAATTCTTCAGGTAGATCGGGTGGTATTTTGACGTTGTGGAAGGAGCAAGGTTTGGAAGTCATTACTAGTTTTAAAGGGGAGGGGTACTTGGGGGTCAATTTCCGGAAGAATAACTCTCTCTTTTATGTGGTCAATGTTTACTCTTCTTGTGATATAGCAAAAAAGAGAATTCTTTGGCGGAAACTTTTGGAGTTGAAAGAGACTTTTAATGACGGCGAGTGGGTTATAAGTGGAGATTTCAATGCTATCAAGGAGAGTAGTGAGAGGAAGGGGAGAGGGGTGATGGCTAACTCTATTGAGTTAAAAGAATTTGCGGATTTCACTGAGGAGTCTAGGTTGGTGGATGTGCCTTGTAAAGGTAAAAAGTTTACTTGGTATAGTGGCGAAGGTAAGTCTATGAGTAGAATTGATAGATTCCTAGTGTCGGATTACTTAATCAATGAATGGGGGGTGGTGGGGCAATTGGTAGGGGAGAGAGATGTTTCGGATCATTGTCCCATTTGGTTGGAAGTGGATTATAACGATTGGGGTCCTAAGCCGTTCAAGTTCAATAACGAATGGTTTTCTTGCAATTTCTTTTATGCGTTCGTGGAAAATGAATGGAAGAGTTTCAAGGTGGAAGGTAGAGGGGATTTTGTTTTGAAACAAAAACTCAATCTTCTTAAATGGAGGCTTAAATGGTGGAATAAAGAAGTTTTTGGTAGAATCGATTTGGATATTCAAGAGGAAGTTAGAGACATTAATCATGGGGATGTCTTGTTGGAAGCGGAGGGGGATGATATTCAACCGGATACTTTATTTAATAGGAGGGAAGCTACTAGTCGGTTTTGGACGAAATTGCGGATAAAAGAGAACATGTTAGTTCAAAAAGCTAGTTTGAAGTGGCTTAATGAAGGAGATTCTAATAGTGGTTTTTTTCACAAGGTAATGAAGGAGAAGAGAAGATATAATCACATTGGGCCTATTAATACTTCGGAAGGGATGTTAGAATCGGTTAAGGATATAAAAGATCATGTTGTCCATCATTTTGCAAATAAATTTGAAAAGGAGGAAGGAGCGATCCCATTGCTTGAAGGGATTCAATTTGATAGTATTAGTGAAGAGGAGAAAGGGTGGCTTGAAAGACCTTTCCAAGAAGATGAGATTAATGATGCGTTGAAATGTTGTGGCGGTACTAAAAGTCCGGGGCCGGAtggattttcttttctttttatcaaAAGGTGTTGGTCTTTTTTAAAAGAAGACTTCATGAGGTATTTTGATCATTTCTTTGTTGGAGGAGAGTTATCAAAGGCGGTTACTTCTTCGTTCTTGGCCTTAGTTCCTAAATCTTCCAACCCATTGGGATTGGACGATTATATACCAATTTGCTTGGTGGGGTGTATGTACAAAGTAATGGCGAAAATCTTGGCGGGAAGATTGAAACTAGTGTTGAATTCTATCATCTCTCATAATCAAAGTGATTTTGTTCCGGGAAGGCAATTGCTTGATGGAGTGTTGGTGGCTAATGAAGTGGTAGACTACGCTAGGAAGGAAGGTATTTCTTGTCttctttttaaagttgattttgaaaaggcttatgataAAGTTTCATGGGAGTTCTTGCGTTTTTTGTTGGTTAAAATGGGGTTTGGTCATAAATGGAGGAAATGGAtggaattattggttttcaagagTGACATGTTGGTGGTGGTTAACGGGAGTCCCACAAAGGAGTTTGTTGTGAAGAGAGGGCTAAGACAAGGGGATCCGCTCTCACCTTTTCTCTTTGTGATTGTGGCCGAGGCTCTTTCGAGGTTGGTGCGGAAATCTATTGAAATTAGAGAATATGAGAACGTAATGATAAAGCGGAGGTGTTGTGTagatattctccaatttgcggacgatACTTTGTTGGTTGGAGAAGGTTCTTGGAAGCACTTTAAGGCTATAAAGATTGTGTTGAGGGCTTTTGAGCTAGTATCGGGTCTCGGTATTAATTTTCACAAAAGCAAGTTGATAGGGATTAACACTTCGCCTAATTTTTTGGAGGCCGCTTCTTTGTATCTCTCTTGCAAAATTGAAGAAAGCAATTTTGTGTTTCTTGGCATTCCCATTGGTTACAATCCTCGGAAGGAATCCACTTGGTGTCCTCTTTTGGATAAGATGAGAAAGTGTTTGAACGGATGGAAGAATCGATATCTTAGCCTTGGAGATAGGATAACTCTTTTGAAATCCATTTTAACTTCTTTAACTATTTTTACcatgtctttttacaagatgccggTTAAAGTAGTTAAAGAATTCACCAAGTTGCAAAGTAATTTTTTGTGGGGAGGAACGGTGGAGAAGAGAAGCATTCATTGGGTAAGTTGGAAAGATGTGACGTTACCATATCTTAATGGGGGTTTAGCCATTAAAGATATCAAAGATTTTAATTTAGCCCTTTTAAataaatggagatggagaattgTAAAGGGAGGGGGCTCGTTATGGAGAGATGTTTTGAAGACTCGGTATGGTGATGTTAGCATGCATGTATTATGCGGCGGAGTTACTTTCAAACCCCTTTCTTCATCTTCTTGGTGGCGAGATTTAATTAAGGTTAGTAATTGCACCCCTTTTGCTTATGACCCTTTTGTTACCAATTGTCGGTTTAAAGTGGGCAATGGTTTTACTACACCTTTTTGGGAGGTTTGTTGGTTAGATAATATTCCGTTGAAAGAGGCTTTTCCGGAACTTCTTGTTATTTCTTCTTTGAAAAAAGTTTCTATAGCGGCCATGGGAGGTTGGTGCGACGGGGTGTGGAAGTGGGGAGATTTAGGAATCTCGGTGTTGGAAGTGGAGCAAGTGGGTTTGATTGATAAGGTAGCGGATTTGAGGTCTCTTCTAGAGAATTTTGGGGGATTGCATGAAGGTAATGATTCCGTTTGTTGGTTACTTGATCCGGAAAAGTCTTATTCGGTTTCGTCGTGTTACCACCGGTTTGTTTCTTTTCGGACGCCCTATGGTCCTTTTAATAAGAACGAAGAGGCATTGGTGAGGATATGGAAATTGGAGGTTCCTTTTAAGATTAAAGCTTTTGCTtggagactttttgtgaataggcttccCACTAAAGATCTTTTAATGTATAGAGGTATTATTTTTCCTACACCTAACTTAAATTGTGTTTTTTGTAATTCGCATTTGGAGGACAAGGACCACATGTTCTTCAAATGCGAAGTGGTTAAGGttgtttggaaggaaattggtaTGTGGGTGGACTACCCGTGTTGGAAGGAGGAAGAATGCATGTCGTTCTTTATGGAATGGTATTCCAACGGGCGGGTAAAAGGTATCAAGGTTGGaaaattgggggtgttttggttagccACTTGTTGGGTAATTTGGTTGACAAGAAATGGCCATTGTTTTAGGAATGGCGGTTGGAATATTAACAATATTGTTTGGAACATCAagatcttatgttggagatggtCTTCCTTTGGCGACATTGCTCACTCCAATTATAACTTTTACGATTTTTGTAAAGACCCTTTGTCTTTTATGTCGTGAttataattggtttgtaatatcgTTTTTTTTGTCAAACTTATTCCGTTCTTGTGTATCAAGGTTCGAGAACCCTTAGTACTCGCATATATAtaattcttgcttacacaaaaaaaaattgcCCTTATGGTCTCCATGAACCATAGATTGATAATTACTGTCTATATAtcttataaacatcaaatgtgaccAATACATTAACAAATGATTTACCGGCAAAACAATTCAATTCATTtacttataaaatttaaataattgatgTCTATTCACCAATTTGAGAGGGAGTGTAATAAATATTACTCTAAAtagtaatatttataattattttattgtttactttATTGATATGGTGTTTATTAAACAAGTCCACTAAACTTTAATCcatctctatttaaacaaaaaaatcatattattgtaatctcaaatttaaaatatgttaAAACACATTTTCTACACAGCAACATCTACTACGTAAGTGACAACTTGGACAAAAGAACTTGGACTTATATATTTGGAGCATGTTGTGCAACAACTGTGTTCATACCATCCTTCCAAAATTATCGTATTTGGTCTTTTCTTGGAGTTGGAATGACAACTTACACTGCTTGGTATCTCACTATAGCAGCTATGGTTCATGGACAGGTAAATTAATAATATTCTAAAAtctgaaattaaaaatattatttattataaggtAATGTCTATTTATATATACTAAGATATGAGTTTTGCAGGTAGAAAATGTGACACATACAGGTCCAAAAAAGCTAGTGCTATACTTCACTGGAGCAACCAATATACTTTACACATTTGGTGGACATGCTGTTACAGTGTaagtttttagaataattttttaccTTTTTATAGAAATTCCAATGAGACTAACTATtgcgattattcgattatttaaTCGGAAAAAAATGCAGAGAGACTATGCACGCGATGTGGAAACCACAAAAGTTCAAGCACATATATTTGCTGGCAACTTTATATGTTTTCACATTAACGATTCCTTCTGCTTCGGTTGTTTATTGGGCATTTGGTGATCAACTTCTGAATCATTCCAACGCTTTCTCTCTTCTCCCCAAAACTCGTTTTCGTGATGCGGCTGTTATCCTTATGCTCATTCACCAGGTAATATAATAAatcattgaataaaaaataaattgaccactaaatatttattctaattttttCCACTAATTAATGTGTGCAGTTCATCACATTTGGTTTTGTTTGTACTCCATTGTACTTTATATGGGAGAAAGTAATTGGAATGCATGATGCAAAAAGCATTTGTCTAAGGGCACTAGCAAGGTTACCAGTGGTGATACCTATTTGGTTTTTGGCCATTATTTTTCCTTTCTTTGGACCTATTAACTCTGCAGTTGGATCTCTTCTTGTTAGCTTCACTGTCTACATCATTCCTTCAATAGCTTTTATGATCACTTTTAGAAAAGCCTCCGCGAGACAGGTAAATCGTTCGGCCTTTTTCGAATTTTTAACTTCAGTTTTGTTTGGTTTACTACATATGTGTTTGTGTAGGATCttatatatttgatattattactGATATTGACGTGTCTGTGTCTGTATCGTTTGTTTGTCTGTCTTGTGTCTGATATGTGTTTGTATAGTAGTTAATGATCTAACTTTGAATTACACAATTATTTTGTAGAATGCTGTTGAAAAGCCTCCATTTTTCATGCCAAGCTGGACAGCaatgtatattattaatacaTTTATTGTGGTATGGGTTTTGGTGGTTGGATTTGGGTTTGGAGGATGGGCTAGTATGACAAACATCATTGGACAAATTGACACATTTGGGCTTTTTGCTAAGTGTTACCAATGCAACCCTCCAGCACCACCCATGGTTGTAGCTCCACCTTCTCATGCCCCTCATCATTGAAATTACACCTCACTCACCTCATAATCATACAAGAATTCAACTCAAGCTACTATATAATAATCTCTCATGGGTCCCTCAATGTTTTGTAACATGCATGGAGGGGTTATAGTAGTAATACTCAACCCACTTCATTAGGTGTGTCTGTTGGTTGTGTGTTGTGCAAGTTTTTTCTGTCCATGTTTTATTGTTCagttttctcttcttctacaACCCTTTTAAGATTAGTTGATTAAAAATAATGTGGGTGAATGGTTATGATTCCTTTGCTATAAATGCATAGGCTAATTAAATTACATGTGTTTTGgtatctttctttaatattttACTAGTTAAAAAACTCTTgcttttaaaaacaattatttagaggtaaaataagtattttaatttgtttaatcttacataatatttttttaaatagttgtatatgattcaaattatttttacaaTAAGGAAGACAATGGGTTTTAAAATTGCATTAAAGGGATTGGAGAAGAAGTAATTGATCCAACAGTATAATTTCATCGTTAAAGATTCTATGTTATGGCGCACGAATTAGAGAGGGTCGGTTATTAGTCATTTCAACGTCAATCACCAGAAACGGATGTGTGAAAATAGGAAATTTCAAACTTTCATGTGATTTGGTCACATGTTATTGCAACTGGTTATACAGCATATGACATGACTATTTTGTTTACATACCTGATGTGTATAAAATTGTCAACGTCTTTAGGGTTGTATAAACTTATTAAGCTTTAGTCTAATGCTTAAAGACGGAGATTCTGACTCTGGTGATGACATGTCCCTTATAATAAAAAACCTCAAAAGATTCCTAAGGCATGAGAAACAACAAAAAGATGACCAAGAGAAATATAAGGAAAAAGATTCATTCACTCCCATATGCTATCTCGATGGAAATAAAGGACATATCAAGCCAACTTGTCCTTTAGTGAAAAAGACAAATAAAAATCTGAAGAAATCTAATAAACTTTAGAAAAAGGCAAGAAAGATTACATCATATGGGAGAATAACGATATGGAATCTTCATATgatgaagaagaagccaacattTATCTTATGGAAAATAATCAAGATGATAAGGTAACCTTTTACTTTTTTATCATGAACTTTTTCACATATGTAAGAAGCTAATAAAAGAAACAAGTAAACTGAAGCAAATTGTCTCTATATACAAGGATATTATTTATtctctttaatttaaaaataaaaacctttagaaagaaatataaattattagagaaataaaaaatgataCAGTCCTAAACTCTTTCACTTttaatgaagaagatgaatttgTCAAGTGCAATGAATGTGATacttaaaaaatgaaatttatgaTCTTCAAAAGACACTTGTCAATTTCACCAAAGGAAGAGACAAATTGAATCTTTTGTTTGTAAAGCTAATAGATTCTTACCTTAAAGTCGATCTTAGCTATGAACTCAACAACAATAGTTAGATCTTTAGTAAGATTTGCAATGCAAAGTCCACCTCTTATTACAAAACCATGAAATGCAACTACTGTAATAAATAAGTGCATATTgtcatttcatttttgttaatAAAACTCATGAGAGCAAAGAAGGGCTTCTTCCTTAAtacttttatgaaaaatattatgaGCACAAAATGAAAAATCCATGTGCTCCATCAAATGCTTATGTctctaatttaaaattcaataacaAGAACATTTATGAGACTAACAATATAGGACAAGATGATATGggcatcaaaaattaaaatataagtttttATTACAGAAGTGTTTTACAATCTCGAGCGCTAAATGGTACGTTGATAATGGTTGTTTAAACCATATGATCAGTGATAAAACTTTATTCTCCTTCTTCTTTCCTAAGAAGAAAGGTTTTATCTCTTATGATGATAATAATAAGAGAAAAATGTTAGATTTTGGTACCACCGATTAGTCCCCTAGTCCAACGATTGAGAAAGTTCTCCGGGTTAAAGGAATAAAACATAATTTGCTTAGTATAAGTCAGTTATGTGACAAAGGTAcactaaaa
This window contains:
- the LOC131639050 gene encoding auxin transporter-like protein 2, with the protein product MVSRKHADEAVVSSGFNERNQQEGEKEQNSSFSVKDLLWDGGSVYDAWFTCTSNQVAQVLLTLPYSFSQLGMLSGILLQIFYGILGSWTAYLISVLYMEYRTRKEKENVKFKNHVIQWFEILDGLLGPFWKALGLAFNCTYLVFGSVIQLIACASNIYYVSDNLDKRTWTYIFGACCATTVFIPSFQNYRIWSFLGVGMTTYTAWYLTIAAMVHGQVENVTHTGPKKLVLYFTGATNILYTFGGHAVTVETMHAMWKPQKFKHIYLLATLYVFTLTIPSASVVYWAFGDQLLNHSNAFSLLPKTRFRDAAVILMLIHQFITFGFVCTPLYFIWEKVIGMHDAKSICLRALARLPVVIPIWFLAIIFPFFGPINSAVGSLLVSFTVYIIPSIAFMITFRKASARQNAVEKPPFFMPSWTAMYIINTFIVVWVLVVGFGFGGWASMTNIIGQIDTFGLFAKCYQCNPPAPPMVVAPPSHAPHH